A single region of the Brassica rapa cultivar Chiifu-401-42 chromosome A03, CAAS_Brap_v3.01, whole genome shotgun sequence genome encodes:
- the LOC103859383 gene encoding uncharacterized protein LOC103859383, whose translation MFFSSDHPKHEFEESQQCKSRDAICYLCKNKVSLVEDESNAFYCCQGCGSNFHKDCLTVTYPKCHEHTLTFIRRKIPFPCDVCGQEFPDEMYGCLQCDFFVNRHCIYLPRVIKITRHSHRLSHVLRISDGDNVCGICRSLVDVGYGGYSCIDKTCNYVAHFHCIIRFNVWDGKDVEGEEVAASEADDVAPLLLVEDIDGESTWRHFSHDHDLLRVVEEQESEELCQACILPTYKTGKFLRCKECDFALHETCACLPRKMAHGLHVHPVTLHVETGDGFFICSVCNQYSCGLMSYKCNQKDCGFKMDVRCASFVEPFNHTALPHDPFYLGVDFNEYIYRCYGCRQRSRFTARCVQGSIDFDFKCLNLPGLIKYKCDDHPLTLYYDHRGHNSGWCEICEEIIEKGRIIYTCRHCFTTLHVDCILGKYPYLKCGHKIKVNGFEVEIASNNGASRPICQTCHRICQDKHVFNGKDQVCFCSVECIPSQACS comes from the coding sequence ATGTTCTTCAGCTCTGATCACCCTAAACACGAATTTGAAGAATCTCAGCAATGCAAATCTAGAGATGCAATTTGCTATCTTTGTAAAAATAAGGTTTCTTTGGTGGAGGATGAGTCGAATGCATTTTACTGTTGTCAAGGATGTGGATCCAATTTTCACAAGGATTGTCTCACGGTAACTTATCCAAAGTGCCATGAGCATACACTAACCTTCATTCGTCGGAAGATTCCCTTCCCTTGTGATGTTTGCGGGCAAGAGTTTCCCGATGAGATGTACGGATGTTTACAGTGCGATTTCTTTGTAAATAGACATTGTATATACCTACCAAGGGTTATAAAGATCACACGTCACTCGCACCGTCTCTCTCACGTTCTCCGCATCTCTGATGGCGACAACGTTTGTGGAATTTGTCGGTCTCTAGTTGATGTTGGGTATGGAGGATATTCTTGTATTGACAAGACATGCAATTATGTTGCACATTTTCATTGTATTATTCGCTTCAATGTGTGGGATGGCAAAGATGTTGAAGGAGAAGAGGTTGCTGCCTCTGAAGCTGATGATGTTGCGCCCTTGTTGTTGGTGGAGGATATAGATGGTGAATCAACATGGCGTCATTTTAGCCATGACCATGACCTATTGAGAGTAGTCGAAGAGCAAGAAAGTGAGGAGTTATGTCAAGCATGCATACTTCCCACTTATAAAACCGGTAAGTTCTTGCGCTGCAAGGAGTGCGACTTTGCTCTCCACGAAACGTGCGCCTGTCTTCCTCGGAAGATGGCGCACGGGTTACATGTCCATCCCGTAACTCTACATGTCGAAACCGGGGATGGATTCTTCATTTGTTCTGTGTGCAACCAATACTCTTGTGGACTCATGTCGTACAAATGCAACCAAAAAGATTGTGGATTCAAAATGGACGTAAGGTGTGCTTCTTTCGTCGAGCCATTCAACCATACTGCTCTCCCACATGATCCATTCTATCTGGGAGTAGACTTTAACGAATACATTTACCGGTGTTACGGTTGCAGGCAACGTTCAAGGTTCACAGCAAGATGTGTCCAAGGCAGCATCGACTTTGACTTCAAATGCCTGAATTTACCAGGACTGATTAAATACAAGTGTGACGACCATCCACTCACCTTATACTATGATCATAGAGGTCATAACAGTGGGTGGTGTGAGATATGTGAAGAAATTATAGAGAAAGGACGAATTATCTACACCTGCCGCCATTGCTTCACCACTCTACATGTTGACTGCATCTTAGGGAAATACCCTTATTTGAAATGTGGCCATAAGATCAAAGTGAATGGTTTCGAGGTCGAGATTGCTTCAAACAATGGTGCTTCTCGCCCAATTTGTCAAACCTGTCACCGTATTTGCCAAGACAAACACGTTTTCAATGGAAAAGATCAAGTATGCTTCTGTTCTGTCGAGTGTATTCCTTCCCAAGCTTGTTCTTAG
- the LOC103859384 gene encoding protein yippee-like At3g11230, producing MGRLFLVELEGKSYCCRHCKTDIALCDDVVSKSFQSRHGKAYLFSKVANVYAGKKEDRMMMTGMHTVVDIYCVKCGSYVGWRYEFAFEKSQKYKEGKSVLERYKVWGPDGNNYWVAQEVEAGDSDTDD from the exons atgggGAGATTGTTCTTGGTGGAACTGGAAGGCAAGTCCTACTGTTGTCGTCACTGCAAAACTGACATCGCACTCTGCGATGATGTCGTCTCTAAG tcTTTTCAATCACGCCATGGGAAAGCTTACCTCTTCAGTAAGGT AGCGAATGTGTATGCTGGGAAGAAGGAAGATAGGATGATGATGACTGGAATGCACACTGTGGTTGATATCTACTGCGTCAAATGCGGCTCTTATGTTGGATGGAGATAT gAGTTTGCTTTTGAGAAGAGCCAAAAGTACAAGGAAGGCAAATCTGTTCTCGAAAG GTACAAGGTTTGGGGTCCGGATGGGAACAATTACTGGGTGGCTCAAGAAGTTGAAGCTGGAGATAGTGATACTGATGATTGA
- the LOC103859385 gene encoding probable sugar phosphate/phosphate translocator At3g11320: MKMAANGRFFTIGIVASWYSSNIGVLLLNKYLLSNYGFKYPIFLTMCHMTACSLLSYVAIAWMKMVPMQTIRSRVQFLKIAALSLVFCVSVVFGNISLRFLPVSFNQAIGATTPFFTAVFAYLITLKKEAWLTYVTLVPVVTGVVIASGSEPSFHLFGFIMCVAATAARALKSVLQGILLSSEGEKLNSMNLLLYMAPIAVVFLLPATLIMEKNVVGITIALARDDFRIVWYLLFNSALAYFVNLTNFLVTKHTSALTLQVLGNAKGAVAVVVSILIFKNPVSVTGMLGYSLTVIGVILYSEAKKRSK; this comes from the exons ATGAAGATGGCGGCCAACGGCCGATTCTTCACGATCGGGATCGTGGCGTCGTGGTACTCGTCCAACATCGGAGTGCTACTACTAAACAAGTACCTCCTCAGCAACTACGGGTTCAAGTACCCGATCTTCCTCACCATGTGCCACATGACGGCGTGCTCGCTCCTCAGCTACGTGGCCATCGCGTGGATGAAGATGGTCCCTATGCAGACGATCAGGTCCCGCGTCCAGTTCCTCAAGATCGCGGCGCTGAGCCTCGTCTTCTGCGTCTCCGTGGTGTTCGGAAACATTTCGCTGAGGTTTCTTCCGGTCTCGTTTAACCAGGCCATCGGCGCCACGACGCCGTTTTTCACGGCCGTGTTTGCGTATTTGATTACGTTGAAGAAGGAGGCGTGGTTGACTTATGTGACGCTCGTGCCCGTTGTTACTGGTGTTGTTATTGCTAGTGGG AGTGAACCAAGTTTCCACCTGTTTGGATTCATAATGTGCGTTGCAGCCACAGCTGCGAGAGCACTTAAATCAGTTCTTCAAGGGATTTTGCTATCTTCAGAAGG GGAGAAGCTAAACTCCATGAATCTACTCCTCTACATGGCTCCCATAGCTGTTGTGTTCCTTCTTCCTGCTACCCTTATCATGGAGAAGAACGTCGTTGGCATTACAATTGCACTCGCCAGAGACGATTTCAGAATCGTTTGGTATCTGCTATTTAATTCGGCGCTTGCTTATTTCGTGAACTTGACTAACTTCTTAGTCACAAAACACACCAGCGCTTTGACTCTCCAG GTGCTAGGAAACGCCAAAGGAGCAGTAGCAGTGGTGGTATCGATTTTAATATTCAAGAATCCTGTCTCAGTGACTGGAATGTTAGGCTACTCGCTAACGGTCATTGGAGTTATCCTCTACAGTGAAGCCAAGAAACGAAGCAAATGA